The Castor canadensis chromosome X, mCasCan1.hap1v2, whole genome shotgun sequence genome includes a region encoding these proteins:
- the LOC109698508 gene encoding testis-expressed protein 13C-1-like, whose protein sequence is MAVDFGDPRSGFRHSEVVVFINEEVLSNGGGPDFYLTFRSRSWNEIEDGLKSVVSDSQVPRTIKRACAWSALALGVRVAARQRERQARRVRHLQEQVEQREEATWALASELERVREEREQVVLQLRRARDSLQQTLREQEELRGRLLQFELSQQVVSGSQDEQPKTEAWSLNAQSAASRKEEAQKASLTGVASPWVPNNLRRGSRSF, encoded by the exons ATGGCTGTAGATTTTGGGGACCCCAGGAGTGGTTTCCGCCACAGCGAGGTGGTTGTGTTCATCAACGAAGAGGTGCTCAGTAATGGCGGTGGGCCTGACTTCTACCTGACCTTCCGCTCCCGGTCGTGGAACGAGATCGAAGATGGCCTGAAATCTGTCGTGTCCGACTCGCAGGTACCCCGCACCATCAAGCGGGCCTGCGCCTGGAGCGCGCTGGCCCTGGGTGTGCGAGTGGCCGCGAGGCAGCGCGAGCGGCAGGCCCGCCGGGTTCGGCATCTGCAGGAGCAGGTGGAACAGCGCGAGGAGGCCACCTGGGCTCTGGCCTCTGAGCTGGAGCGCGTCCGTGAGGAGCGTGAGCAAGTGGTTTTGCAGTTGCGTAGAGCGAGAGACAGCCTGCAGCAAACGCTACGGGAGCAAGAGGAGCTCCGCGGCAGGCTGCTCCAGTTCGAGCTGTCCCAGCAAGTGGTTTCTGGGTCGCAAGATGAACAACCCAAGACTGAGGCATGGTCGCTGAATGCACAGAGTGCAGCGTCCCGGAAGGAGGAGGCCCAGAAGGCATCCCTAACAGGTGTGGCAAGTCCCTGGGTCCCG aaTAACCTCAGAAGGGGCAGCAGAAGCTTCTGA